One genomic window of Candidatus Shapirobacteria bacterium includes the following:
- the ruvA gene encoding Holliday junction branch migration protein RuvA: MISSLRGKVNRVWGDSVEMDVNGVGYLVKIGMRLSQNIHEGEERTIQTYMAVSENDISLYGFENWEEVELFKMLITVSGVGPKTAAQIVGQIECLSIIKAIGDADVNFFQKIKGIGKKTAQRIIVDLKSKIGGLGELQLDSDLPLLEDELVMSLKQLGFDRREIERVTKKLPIELQNIEDKLSWCLRNLG, encoded by the coding sequence ATGATTTCGAGCTTAAGGGGGAAAGTAAATAGGGTTTGGGGAGATAGTGTTGAAATGGATGTTAACGGAGTGGGGTATTTGGTTAAGATTGGGATGAGGTTAAGCCAAAATATACATGAGGGGGAGGAGAGGACGATTCAGACCTATATGGCAGTATCGGAAAATGATATAAGCCTTTACGGATTTGAAAACTGGGAAGAGGTGGAGCTTTTTAAAATGCTTATAACCGTGTCGGGGGTGGGGCCAAAAACTGCGGCGCAGATTGTGGGCCAGATAGAGTGTTTAAGCATTATTAAAGCTATTGGGGATGCCGATGTGAACTTTTTTCAAAAAATTAAGGGAATCGGGAAAAAGACAGCACAAAGAATTATTGTGGATTTGAAATCGAAAATAGGAGGACTGGGGGAGTTGCAGTTAGATTCCGATTTACCGCTTTTGGAGGATGAATTGGTGATGAGTTTAAAACAGCTTGGCTTTGACAGAAGAGAGATTGAAAGGGTGACGAAGAAATTACCGATTGAATTGCAAAATATTGAGGATAAGTTATCGTGGTGTTTGAGAAATTTAGGATAA
- a CDS encoding FAD-binding protein — MDYSKIYFDLKKHFPDLEIYQNHPLAPYTTLKIGGPADIFINSKTQEHFISILKLVYHNLDQFGAVNSFSAHSERESAEADEPEGSEHCKNSLTSHITILGNGSNVLISDTGIRGLVVKNSSQDIKILKSCAPATFSPTYTQRMENEPEKYLDFSKVNYDESHLPSRLVRLSSGTPLPLAINNLIEHGLTGLQWFAYIPGTIGGAVWYNIHGGSYHFADYIHSVNTFNLKTGKIKTFKKSNLKWQYEKSFFQQNPHLIILSATLRLFKGDTNLAKKVVQAWISQKVKVQPMNSAGSAFANPPLAICQKIWGEQKSAGWIIDHELGLKGHAIGGAQTSPLHANFIVNTGHATAKDYLSLVRLIQSTCKQKFHFKLETEVKLLGI; from the coding sequence ATGGATTACTCCAAAATTTATTTTGATCTAAAAAAACACTTTCCCGACTTAGAAATTTATCAAAATCACCCCCTCGCCCCCTACACCACCCTCAAAATCGGCGGCCCCGCCGATATCTTTATCAACTCCAAAACCCAGGAACACTTTATATCAATACTTAAACTTGTATATCATAACTTGGACCAATTTGGCGCAGTCAATAGTTTTTCAGCGCACAGCGAACGCGAATCCGCCGAAGCGGATGAGCCCGAAGGTAGCGAGCACTGCAAAAATTCATTGACAAGCCATATAACCATCCTCGGCAATGGCTCCAATGTTTTAATTTCCGACACCGGCATCCGCGGTCTGGTTGTCAAAAATTCCTCTCAGGATATCAAAATTCTAAAATCTTGCGCTCCGGCTACTTTTTCCCCTACCTATACTCAAAGAATGGAAAATGAACCGGAAAAATATCTGGATTTTTCAAAAGTAAACTACGATGAATCCCACCTCCCCTCCCGCCTGGTTCGTCTCTCCTCGGGTACCCCCCTCCCCCTTGCTATCAACAATCTGATTGAACATGGATTGACCGGCCTCCAATGGTTTGCCTATATCCCCGGGACCATCGGCGGGGCTGTCTGGTACAACATTCACGGCGGCTCTTATCACTTCGCCGACTATATTCACTCAGTAAATACTTTTAACCTAAAAACCGGTAAAATAAAAACCTTTAAAAAATCAAATCTAAAATGGCAGTATGAAAAATCATTTTTCCAACAAAATCCTCACCTAATAATCCTTTCGGCTACTCTCCGTCTTTTTAAAGGCGATACCAATTTGGCCAAAAAGGTCGTCCAAGCCTGGATTAGCCAAAAGGTCAAAGTTCAGCCCATGAATTCTGCCGGCTCCGCCTTTGCCAATCCTCCCCTGGCAATTTGCCAAAAGATCTGGGGCGAGCAAAAATCAGCCGGTTGGATTATCGACCATGAGCTCGGGCTCAAAGGCCACGCCATTGGTGGCGCCCAAACCTCTCCTCTCCACGCTAATTTTATTGTCAATACCGGGCATGCCACCGCCAAAGACTATCTGAGTCTTGTCCGCCTAATCCAGTCCACCTGCAAACAAAAATTCCATTTTAAACTTGAAACGGAAGTAAAATTACTAGGGATTTAG
- the ruvC gene encoding crossover junction endodeoxyribonuclease RuvC, whose amino-acid sequence MVLGIDPGLANTGWAVLKDEETLVECGCLVTKISDASAVRLGKIYNEIFRLIKKYKVEEVALETLFFAKNAKSATKVSEAIGVIKLCGVRCGLEVFGYTPLQVKMALVGYGRAEKEQVEIMVRHFLKLEKAVSPAHASDAVAVGLTHLFTNKSL is encoded by the coding sequence ATGGTTTTGGGAATTGATCCGGGGTTGGCAAATACTGGTTGGGCAGTGTTAAAAGACGAAGAAACATTGGTGGAGTGTGGATGCCTGGTGACTAAAATCAGTGATGCCTCGGCAGTGAGGTTGGGGAAGATTTATAATGAAATTTTCCGATTGATAAAAAAATATAAGGTGGAAGAGGTGGCGCTGGAAACTTTATTTTTTGCCAAGAATGCCAAGTCAGCAACTAAGGTGTCAGAGGCAATTGGGGTGATTAAATTGTGTGGGGTTAGATGTGGTTTGGAGGTATTTGGATATACCCCCTTACAGGTAAAGATGGCATTGGTGGGTTATGGCCGGGCAGAAAAGGAACAGGTGGAAATAATGGTTAGGCACTTTTTGAAACTGGAGAAAGCGGTGTCTCCTGCGCATGCTTCGGATGCGGTGGCGGTGGGGTTAACTCATTTGTTTACAAACAAAAGTTTGTAG
- a CDS encoding HAD family phosphatase, producing MKFQLVCFDLNKTLISENTWYELNLAMGMTAEEDQALFALYQKGELTYVDWQKELERIYIKNGKATRENISKVIYNYTYRVGAKEVIEYLKSKGYTLALISGSIDVLVERVARECGISHYLANNTFVYDKNNYLKEIKCLGGDVEVKGLQLRQLCEELKIDITQVVCVGDGDNDFEIFKLSGHGITFEGSKIEPYAWKTIGQLTDLRLIL from the coding sequence ATGAAGTTTCAACTAGTTTGCTTTGATCTAAATAAAACTCTAATTTCTGAAAACACCTGGTATGAACTAAATCTGGCCATGGGGATGACTGCTGAAGAAGATCAGGCCCTGTTCGCTCTTTATCAAAAAGGGGAATTGACATACGTTGATTGGCAAAAAGAACTGGAAAGAATTTATATAAAAAATGGCAAAGCTACACGGGAGAATATATCGAAGGTTATTTATAACTACACCTATCGTGTTGGGGCAAAGGAGGTAATAGAGTACCTAAAATCAAAAGGCTATACTCTTGCTCTTATTAGTGGGTCAATTGATGTTTTGGTTGAGAGAGTTGCGAGGGAGTGTGGAATTTCGCACTATTTGGCCAACAACACATTTGTTTATGACAAAAATAACTATTTAAAAGAAATTAAATGTCTGGGTGGTGATGTAGAGGTAAAAGGTTTACAACTGCGGCAACTCTGTGAGGAATTAAAAATTGATATTACCCAAGTAGTATGTGTGGGGGATGGAGATAATGACTTCGAAATTTTTAAACTATCGGGGCACGGAATAACTTTTGAAGGATCAAAGATAGAGCCGTATGCCTGGAAGACAATCGGGCAATTAACGGATCTCCGGTTAATTTTGTAG
- a CDS encoding PEGA domain-containing protein: MSDHSTKKSLITILSVLFFVISGTVMISFVARGYTLNINDMKNGSVINASGLLSATSKPKGASVYIDDRLFTATDDIINLTPGDYLVKIIKDGYLPWQKQVRIKKELVVQTDAQLFRSVSDIKPLTFTGAINPSINHDGSRIVYAVASASASKDNGLYILDTISNPIPLGRNQPRQIAPNYAYLNWSDFKFTFSPNSRSILATNGKATYQIPIDSVFSPKMLVDVTYQLDQIYLDWEKQLAQINQPKLDKIPLELKELVSTESAKHISFSTSEDKLLYLAKTNRQLPQNIITPPPVQSIQKQSRDITPGNWYVYDMKEDTNFLIENSNALTNIAWIPNSDNLMYVQDNAIKVVDYDNTNQHILFNNNFNPESTTPWADGSKIVILTPSYSGGQENLYTLTIR, encoded by the coding sequence ATGTCTGACCACTCAACTAAAAAAAGCCTAATCACTATCCTTTCCGTTCTTTTTTTCGTCATCTCCGGCACCGTTATGATTTCTTTTGTCGCCCGCGGCTACACCCTCAATATAAATGATATGAAAAATGGTTCGGTCATAAACGCTAGTGGCCTTCTTTCTGCCACATCAAAACCAAAGGGCGCCTCGGTCTACATCGATGACCGTCTCTTCACTGCTACCGACGACATAATCAACCTTACCCCCGGCGATTACTTGGTTAAAATCATAAAAGACGGCTATCTTCCCTGGCAAAAGCAAGTTCGGATCAAAAAAGAGTTAGTTGTTCAAACCGATGCTCAGTTATTCCGCTCCGTTTCAGACATAAAACCGCTGACTTTTACCGGCGCCATCAACCCATCCATCAACCACGACGGATCAAGAATCGTTTATGCCGTTGCCTCCGCTTCAGCCTCCAAAGATAATGGTTTATACATTCTCGACACCATCAGCAACCCCATCCCTTTAGGTCGCAACCAACCACGGCAAATCGCGCCAAACTATGCCTACCTCAATTGGTCTGATTTCAAATTCACTTTTTCACCCAACTCCAGAAGCATTCTCGCCACCAACGGCAAGGCAACCTACCAAATCCCCATTGATTCTGTCTTTTCCCCAAAAATGCTCGTCGATGTTACCTACCAACTTGACCAAATCTATCTGGATTGGGAAAAACAGCTAGCCCAGATTAATCAGCCCAAATTAGACAAAATTCCCCTCGAATTAAAAGAATTAGTCTCCACCGAATCCGCCAAACACATTTCTTTTTCCACTAGCGAGGACAAATTACTCTATCTGGCCAAAACCAACCGTCAACTTCCCCAAAATATTATTACCCCACCACCGGTTCAAAGCATCCAAAAACAAAGCCGAGATATTACCCCCGGCAACTGGTATGTTTATGACATGAAGGAAGATACTAACTTTCTGATCGAAAACAGCAATGCCCTCACCAACATCGCCTGGATTCCAAACTCGGATAACCTCATGTACGTTCAGGACAACGCCATAAAAGTTGTTGATTACGACAATACCAATCAACACATCCTTTTTAACAATAATTTTAATCCTGAATCAACCACTCCCTGGGCTGATGGCAGTAAAATCGTAATCCTAACTCCAAGCTATTCAGGAGGCCAAGAAAACCTTTATACTCTTACCATTAGATAA
- a CDS encoding GNAT family N-acetyltransferase, whose product MIRFLPISSVVKGDLGKIIFLSYQSLVESNPQKWSGEKVKWDKFDQEAFTNPNTIGICVLITWVDDKVIGFASYEPNIGEIGHNCILPEFRGRGYGKKQLAKVLKILKNRGLKKVIVTTSCHPFFNPARKNYESLGFKEIKRRKGGPDPEYDLIDYEKEV is encoded by the coding sequence ATGATCCGGTTCTTACCCATATCTTCGGTAGTCAAAGGCGATTTGGGAAAAATAATATTTTTAAGTTACCAGTCATTGGTAGAAAGTAACCCGCAAAAATGGAGTGGTGAAAAAGTCAAATGGGATAAATTCGACCAAGAAGCTTTTACCAATCCAAATACTATTGGTATATGTGTTTTGATCACTTGGGTTGACGATAAAGTAATTGGGTTTGCATCGTATGAACCAAATATTGGTGAAATCGGCCATAATTGTATATTACCTGAATTCCGGGGCCGGGGTTATGGCAAAAAACAATTGGCAAAAGTACTAAAAATTCTAAAAAATAGAGGGTTAAAAAAGGTCATTGTTACTACCAGCTGTCACCCCTTCTTTAACCCAGCAAGAAAGAATTATGAATCACTAGGTTTTAAAGAAATTAAAAGAAGAAAAGGTGGGCCTGATCCTGAGTATGACTTAATTGATTACGAGAAAGAGGTTTAG
- a CDS encoding NUDIX domain-containing protein has product MIRPIILANYLVKKDGKYLLVQEATDKVWGNINTHSKGKWTFPHGEVDKGETIREAAERKLVEETGGRSNFVRLGAIAHGLIKNTVYFIGFVFYGEGFEEIGLRWEHEIKATKWFSRKEIIDLEKQGLVRDNVPLSRIIDAVEMNSGVDFIEWEQPDYVIDILNLLEKRNVEKESRS; this is encoded by the coding sequence GTGATAAGACCAATAATTTTAGCTAACTACCTTGTAAAAAAAGACGGCAAATATTTACTGGTCCAGGAGGCGACTGACAAGGTTTGGGGTAATATAAATACCCACTCAAAGGGAAAATGGACCTTTCCGCACGGCGAGGTGGATAAAGGCGAGACCATTCGGGAGGCAGCGGAAAGAAAACTTGTTGAAGAAACCGGAGGTAGATCTAATTTCGTTCGATTGGGGGCGATTGCCCATGGTTTAATAAAAAATACCGTTTATTTTATAGGTTTTGTTTTTTATGGAGAAGGTTTTGAAGAGATTGGTTTGAGATGGGAACATGAAATTAAAGCAACGAAATGGTTTTCCAGAAAAGAAATAATCGATTTGGAAAAACAGGGTTTGGTTCGGGATAATGTGCCACTGTCTCGGATAATTGATGCGGTCGAAATGAATTCAGGGGTTGATTTTATTGAGTGGGAACAACCCGATTATGTTATCGACATTCTCAACTTATTGGAAAAGAGAAACGTCGAGAAGGAATCAAGAAGTTAA
- a CDS encoding NUDIX hydrolase: MPKKISSKNVAYEGQIIRVEATNTADGRIFEKASRSPGTRIIIYDEINDQILLSQEYRPELGETDYRLPGGKVRDKIRDWDEIKDRPDVLSLIGQACMKEAREEVGMEVENIELFTNFGSGGPTIGWDLYYFVATKFKALGKQQLETEEDIKAMWVSSAQAAVICLSGQMREGRSVAALSQFLYQKGKIQIRKS; the protein is encoded by the coding sequence GTGCCAAAAAAGATATCAAGTAAAAATGTTGCTTACGAGGGACAGATTATCAGAGTAGAGGCAACCAACACGGCAGACGGAAGGATTTTTGAAAAAGCCAGTAGATCACCCGGAACAAGAATAATAATATACGATGAAATTAATGATCAGATACTGTTAAGCCAGGAGTACCGGCCTGAGTTAGGTGAAACTGACTATAGATTACCCGGAGGAAAAGTTAGAGACAAAATTAGGGATTGGGATGAAATTAAAGACAGACCGGACGTGCTTAGTTTAATTGGTCAAGCCTGTATGAAAGAGGCAAGAGAGGAAGTAGGAATGGAAGTGGAAAACATTGAATTGTTTACAAATTTTGGGAGTGGAGGACCGACTATCGGCTGGGATTTATATTATTTTGTAGCCACCAAATTTAAAGCCCTCGGTAAACAGCAACTAGAAACCGAAGAAGATATAAAAGCCATGTGGGTAAGTAGTGCCCAGGCGGCGGTCATATGCTTGTCCGGACAAATGAGAGAAGGTAGAAGTGTAGCCGCTTTATCACAATTCTTGTATCAAAAAGGGAAAATCCAAATTAGAAAAAGCTAG
- a CDS encoding helix-turn-helix domain-containing protein, with amino-acid sequence MKQNPAPKKINGVSIDNLPDLLTVAEVADLLRVSKLTIKRWGKRGKLPAIRINARGDRRYRKEAVLWLLGIQTE; translated from the coding sequence GTGAAACAAAACCCCGCCCCGAAAAAGATCAACGGTGTCAGCATCGACAATCTTCCCGACCTTCTCACAGTCGCCGAAGTTGCCGACTTACTCCGGGTTAGCAAACTAACCATCAAACGCTGGGGAAAACGCGGCAAACTTCCGGCCATAAGAATAAACGCCCGTGGCGATCGCCGCTACCGCAAAGAAGCCGTACTCTGGCTATTGGGAATACAAACCGAATAA
- a CDS encoding rod shape-determining protein has product MKLFKKLGIDLGTANSVVWEAGVGIVLNEPTVVAVGVEDRKVLAVGNEAKKMLGKTPEYIEIICPMEEGVISDYEVTEAMLRYFMKQVMGVGWFFGPEVMICVPAGVTQVEQRAVLDATLAAGAKKAYLIDEPLAAAIGAKIPVSEAHGNMIMDVGGGAAEAAVIALGGVVTHRGTRTGGKKMDMAIADYLRKKHNLIIGDQTAENIKIVLGSAIKLKKTETLEVNGRDSIYGLPKSMMIDSDEIHEAIKPILDLIVKVIRDTLEVTPPELVADIMDTGIVLSGGTSQLRNFNILVTREIGVSAHVAPEPQFCVIKGTGIAIENLEIYHRAIR; this is encoded by the coding sequence ATGAAACTTTTTAAAAAACTTGGAATTGATTTGGGAACAGCAAATAGCGTGGTGTGGGAGGCCGGGGTGGGGATTGTGTTGAATGAGCCGACCGTGGTGGCAGTAGGGGTAGAGGACAGGAAAGTTTTGGCAGTGGGCAACGAGGCCAAGAAAATGTTGGGAAAAACTCCGGAATACATTGAGATTATATGTCCGATGGAGGAAGGGGTTATCTCTGATTATGAGGTGACCGAGGCGATGCTAAGGTATTTTATGAAGCAGGTAATGGGGGTGGGATGGTTTTTTGGGCCCGAGGTGATGATTTGTGTTCCGGCAGGGGTGACTCAGGTAGAGCAGAGGGCGGTTTTGGATGCAACTTTGGCGGCCGGAGCAAAAAAAGCATACCTGATAGATGAACCTTTGGCGGCGGCAATCGGGGCAAAAATCCCGGTGTCTGAAGCTCATGGAAATATGATTATGGACGTGGGAGGCGGGGCGGCGGAGGCGGCGGTGATAGCTTTGGGGGGAGTGGTGACACATAGGGGGACTAGAACCGGGGGGAAGAAAATGGATATGGCGATTGCTGATTATTTGAGGAAGAAACATAATTTGATTATTGGAGATCAGACGGCGGAAAATATTAAGATAGTCCTGGGGAGTGCAATAAAGCTTAAGAAAACTGAGACGTTGGAGGTCAACGGGAGGGATTCAATCTATGGTCTACCAAAAAGTATGATGATTGACTCAGATGAAATTCATGAGGCGATAAAACCAATACTGGATCTGATAGTTAAAGTTATACGGGATACTTTGGAGGTGACTCCTCCGGAATTGGTGGCAGACATAATGGACACGGGAATAGTCTTGAGCGGCGGAACTTCACAACTTCGGAATTTCAATATCCTGGTAACCAGAGAGATAGGTGTCTCGGCGCATGTGGCTCCGGAGCCACAGTTTTGTGTGATAAAGGGGACCGGGATTGCAATTGAAAATTTGGAAATTTATCATAGAGCGATAAGGTGA
- the ruvB gene encoding Holliday junction branch migration DNA helicase RuvB, translating to MKVQKGEELNPQPKSDEKIVETNLRPQRLAEFIGQPKLKEQLSIFLQAAKARGESLDHILFYGPPGLGKTTLANLLAKEMGANIKITSGPALTRVGDLASILTGLKKGDFLFIDEVHRLNKLVEETLYSAMEDYVLDIVLGKGPSAKTVRLNLQRFTIVGATTRIGLISGPMRDRFGYVQQLDFYEEDNLTEIVERTAGVLKTKIELPAAAEIARRARGTPRIANRLLRRVRDYAQINNDGLITTKETCEALKMLGVDEMGLSDADRKYLDVVKRQYGGGPVGVENIAAALTEDVGTITEVYEPYLMKRGLVKRTPRGRVVE from the coding sequence ATGAAGGTGCAAAAAGGTGAAGAATTAAATCCCCAACCAAAAAGTGATGAAAAAATTGTAGAGACAAACTTGCGGCCACAACGATTGGCGGAGTTTATTGGCCAGCCGAAATTAAAAGAGCAACTGTCGATATTTTTGCAGGCGGCGAAGGCCAGAGGGGAGAGCCTTGATCATATTTTGTTTTATGGGCCGCCGGGGTTGGGAAAGACAACTTTAGCCAATCTGTTGGCCAAAGAAATGGGGGCGAATATCAAGATTACTTCGGGACCGGCTTTAACCCGGGTGGGGGATTTGGCCTCAATTTTGACGGGGCTAAAGAAGGGGGATTTTTTGTTTATTGACGAGGTGCACAGATTAAACAAATTGGTCGAAGAGACTTTATATTCAGCGATGGAAGATTATGTTTTGGATATCGTGCTTGGTAAGGGGCCATCGGCTAAAACAGTAAGATTGAATTTGCAGAGGTTTACGATTGTGGGGGCAACAACCCGGATAGGTTTGATTTCGGGGCCAATGAGAGACAGGTTTGGGTATGTACAACAACTGGATTTTTATGAAGAAGATAATTTGACGGAAATAGTGGAGCGGACAGCCGGGGTGTTAAAGACAAAAATAGAATTGCCGGCGGCGGCCGAAATTGCCAGACGGGCGAGGGGGACACCACGGATAGCCAATCGGCTGCTGCGGAGAGTGAGGGATTATGCTCAGATTAACAACGATGGCTTGATAACGACTAAAGAAACCTGCGAGGCCTTGAAGATGTTGGGGGTGGATGAAATGGGATTGTCTGATGCAGACAGGAAGTATTTGGATGTGGTAAAGAGACAGTATGGGGGTGGGCCGGTGGGAGTGGAAAATATTGCGGCGGCCCTGACTGAAGATGTCGGGACGATTACAGAAGTGTATGAACCATACTTAATGAAAAGGGGATTGGTGAAAAGGACTCCACGGGGAAGGGTGGTAGAGTAG
- a CDS encoding non-canonical purine NTP pyrophosphatase, whose protein sequence is MKAILFGTTNNAKIKQIEGALAPAHIIVKGITDKGLLPTVDENGKTAAENAHKKAIAYAKTLGEPVFSMDNALYINGLPPENQPGLNVRRINGYPNISSDEQMLKYYSDLILGLGGEVGGYWEFGLCIATPEGKTWETTIKSPRTFTAQPSPQIVEGYPLDSIQIDPESGKYLSEMTQPERDLFWQKTIGQPLLKFFRSVDI, encoded by the coding sequence ATGAAAGCAATACTCTTTGGCACTACTAATAACGCAAAAATTAAACAAATCGAAGGTGCCCTTGCTCCGGCTCACATTATAGTAAAAGGAATCACCGACAAAGGATTACTCCCGACTGTCGATGAAAACGGGAAAACAGCTGCTGAAAATGCCCACAAAAAGGCCATCGCCTACGCCAAGACGCTTGGAGAACCTGTTTTTTCTATGGATAACGCTTTATACATTAATGGCCTGCCACCAGAAAACCAGCCGGGATTAAATGTCCGGAGAATTAACGGTTACCCAAATATATCTTCCGACGAACAAATGCTTAAATACTACTCCGATCTAATACTTGGGTTGGGAGGAGAAGTTGGCGGATATTGGGAATTTGGCCTATGTATCGCCACCCCCGAAGGTAAAACTTGGGAAACAACAATAAAATCTCCCAGAACCTTTACCGCTCAACCCAGCCCACAAATAGTTGAAGGCTATCCCCTCGATTCAATTCAGATAGACCCCGAATCCGGCAAATATCTCTCTGAAATGACACAGCCGGAACGGGATTTATTCTGGCAAAAAACCATTGGGCAACCACTATTGAAGTTTTTCCGGTCTGTTGACATATAA
- a CDS encoding alpha/beta hydrolase → MQKTVLLIHGWPQPVEDNDLIWRYFTCKGYKVYCPYLFKTGRNFSLVETRKRLIECLEGKCPDVIVGISIGGLILPGLAKDYPEAKLIFIASGVCFSPDHWLAKHGLKLCGRKIVKLVKMIDEKWLLRLYRFINPNRCWGSGVDQAKEELEDNLKKVLELSEDRIVEVLNTIRKIDNAELLAKLDNKAVIFSGDKDTMMPVEQGEKLNLLMKNSRFFILGGRHHDLIGSRMLKILGDFLEF, encoded by the coding sequence GTGCAAAAGACGGTATTGCTAATTCACGGCTGGCCGCAGCCGGTTGAGGATAATGATTTAATATGGCGGTATTTTACATGTAAAGGTTATAAGGTATATTGTCCGTATTTGTTTAAAACAGGCCGAAATTTTTCTTTGGTAGAAACGAGGAAAAGATTGATAGAGTGCCTTGAGGGGAAGTGCCCTGATGTGATAGTGGGTATTTCCATAGGAGGGTTGATTTTACCGGGTTTAGCAAAAGATTATCCGGAGGCGAAATTAATTTTTATAGCATCAGGAGTGTGCTTTTCTCCTGACCATTGGTTGGCGAAACATGGATTGAAATTGTGCGGACGGAAGATTGTAAAATTAGTGAAAATGATTGATGAAAAATGGCTATTGCGGTTATACCGGTTTATTAATCCAAATAGATGTTGGGGTAGCGGGGTGGATCAGGCTAAAGAGGAATTGGAAGATAATTTGAAGAAGGTACTTGAATTGTCTGAAGACCGGATAGTTGAAGTATTAAACACAATCCGTAAGATTGATAACGCGGAATTGTTGGCTAAATTGGATAATAAGGCAGTTATATTTTCCGGGGATAAGGATACAATGATGCCCGTGGAACAGGGAGAGAAGTTAAACCTGTTAATGAAAAACAGCCGTTTTTTTATTTTGGGGGGGAGACACCATGATTTAATAGGTAGCCGGATGTTGAAGATTTTGGGTGATTTTTTGGAGTTTTAA
- a CDS encoding WecB/TagA/CpsF family glycosyltransferase yields MRTKKGKREDFKKAVSDWEIYGIPVFGGGEVEVLKKAEQWLSRGEKGKWIATVNPEFVMRAIGDDNFMGLLAKTDMNVVDGIGLIWAKKVKAMPAGRQVSKSKSLKVLKKIFYGVKVGGEILRGKYRDELAAGADLMIKMACLKVQKSESLKVFFLGGWGDRAERTAKQLSITNYELRIGWSSGGPKVKNEEVIRQINKFKPDLLFVAYGMQKQEEWIYKNIKDLDVGVAMGVGRSFDYYSGDLKRAPGWVRRMGMEWLYSLIVEPKRWKRQLVLPQFVWKVIIN; encoded by the coding sequence GTGAGAACTAAAAAAGGGAAGAGGGAAGATTTTAAAAAAGCCGTATCAGACTGGGAAATATATGGGATACCGGTTTTTGGCGGAGGCGAGGTGGAAGTGCTAAAAAAAGCAGAACAATGGCTGTCGCGGGGTGAGAAGGGTAAGTGGATAGCGACGGTAAATCCGGAGTTTGTTATGAGGGCGATTGGGGATGATAATTTTATGGGATTGTTGGCTAAAACAGATATGAATGTGGTCGATGGAATTGGGCTGATTTGGGCAAAAAAGGTGAAAGCCATGCCTGCCGGCAGGCAAGTCTCAAAGTCAAAAAGTCTAAAAGTCTTAAAGAAGATATTTTACGGGGTGAAGGTTGGGGGGGAGATATTGAGGGGGAAATATAGAGATGAGCTGGCCGCGGGGGCGGATTTGATGATAAAGATGGCTTGTCTGAAAGTCCAAAAGTCTGAAAGTCTGAAAGTCTTTTTCTTGGGTGGGTGGGGGGATAGGGCGGAGAGGACGGCTAAACAATTATCAATTACGAATTACGAATTACGAATTGGTTGGTCCTCAGGAGGACCAAAAGTGAAGAATGAAGAAGTAATAAGACAAATTAATAAGTTTAAACCTGATCTTCTGTTTGTGGCTTATGGGATGCAGAAACAGGAAGAGTGGATTTATAAAAATATAAAGGATCTGGATGTGGGGGTGGCAATGGGGGTGGGGAGAAGCTTTGACTATTACAGCGGGGACTTAAAACGGGCGCCCGGGTGGGTTAGAAGGATGGGGATGGAGTGGCTGTATTCTCTAATTGTTGAGCCCAAAAGGTGGAAGAGGCAGCTTGTTTTGCCTCAATTTGTTTGGAAAGTGATTATCAATTAA